From a region of the Chroicocephalus ridibundus chromosome 8, bChrRid1.1, whole genome shotgun sequence genome:
- the SOAT1 gene encoding sterol O-acyltransferase 1 — MAGEDCVRKRQPGSTTTYKTPENEETQRRPESERSFQNSSNGRVDVDHVITRKMQLIAEAEQLKPAFMKEVDSHFTEFVNSLVAKSALLDSSSSASLFPASCSEKELHKAKTLRAPPEHGKFFTARRSLLDELFEVSHIRTIYHMFIALLIVFILSTLLVDFIDEGRLVLGFDLLVFVFGKFPVVFCTWLCMFCATVLVPYNLFVWWAQGYSSSSHRRIHSLFYGVLFMLFQTAGLGLGPTYIAITYALPPASRFIVILEQVRLVMKAHSFVRENVPRVLSSVKDKSSTVPIPTISQYLYFLFAPTLIYRDNYPRNPVIRWGYVATKFAQVLGSLFYAYYIFVRLCIPLFHNSSQETFNLRGLVLCIFNSILPGVLILFLVFFAFLHCWLNAFAEMLRFADRMFYKDWWNSTSYANYYRTWNVVVHDWLYYYAYRDFLWFFGKKFKAAAMLSVFTVSAAVHEYVLSICFGFFYPVLFFLFMCFGMVFNFILNDRRKGPIWNVIMWTSLFLGQGVIICLYSQEWYARQYCPTENPTFLDYLKPRSWSCHMKM; from the exons atggcaggtgaAGACTGTGTAAGAAAACGCCAGCCTGGCTCCACTACAACCTACAAGACGCCTGAGAATGAAGAAACGCAGAGGAGACCTGAGAGCGAGAGGTCGTTTCAAAATTCAAGCAATG GCCGGGTTGATGTTGACCATGTGATAACAAGGAAAATGCAGCTAATAGCAGAAGCTGAG CAATTGAAGCCAGCTTTCATGAAGGAAGTGGACAGTCACTTCACGGAATTTGTGAACAGTTTGGTGGCAAAATCAGCACTCCTGGATTCCTCATCTTcagcctccctcttcccagcttcCTGCTCAGAGAAGGAACTGCACAAAGCCAA GACCTTGAGGGCCCCTCCAGAACATGGGAAGTTCTTTACTGCCAGGAGATCCCTTTTGGA TGAGCTGTTTGAAGTGAGTCACATCAGGACGATCTACCACATGTTCATCGCCCTTCTCATTGTCTTCATCCTCAGCACACTTTTAGTAGACTTCATTGATGAAGGAAG GCTGGTCCTAGGATTTGATCTCTTGGTCTTTGTTTTTGGAAAGTTCCCAGTTGTCTTCTGTACTTGGCTGTGCATGTTCTGTGCCACCGTTCTCGTTCCATACAACCTTTTCGTCTGGTGGGCCCAAGGCTACAGCAGTTCCTCCCATCGTAGAATCCACTCTCTCTTCTATGGGGTGTTGTTCATGCTCTTCCAAACAGCTGGGCTTGGACTTGGACCAACCTATATTGCTATAACATATGCCCTACCTCCAGCTTCCCGTTTTATTGTAATACTGGAACAG gtccGTCTTGTTATGAAGGCTCATTCATTTGTCCGGGAGAATGTGCCCAGAGTCCTGTCCTCTGTGAAGGACAAGTCCA GCACAGTACCTATTCCTACAATTTCTCAATACCTGTACTTCCTCTTTGCTCCCACCCTGATCTACAGAGACAACTATCCCAG GAATCCTGTGATAAGATGGGGCTATGTAGCTACCAAGTTTGCACAG gtGCTTGGTTCACTTTTCTATGCCTACTACATCTTTGTGAGACTCTGCATTCCTCTGTTTCACAACAGTAGTCAAGAAACCTTCAATCTTCGAGGGCTGGTCCTCTGTATCTTCAATTCCATTCTGCCAG GTGTGCTGATTCTCTTCCTGGTTTTCTTTGCGTTCCTTCACTGTTGGCTTAACGCATTTGCTGAGATGCTGCGCTTTGCAGATAGGATGTTCTACAAG GACTGGTGGAACTCTACTTCCTATGCAAACTACTACCGAACCTGGAATGTGGTTGTACATGACTGGCTCTATTACTATGCCTACAGGGACTTCCTTTGG TTTTTTGGTAAGAAGTTCAAAGCAGCAGCTATGCTGTCTGTCTTCACAGTATCAGCTGCTGTACATGAATATGTTCTGAGCATCTGCTTCGGCTTCTTCTATCCagttctctttttcctgtttatgtGCTTTGGAA TGGTCTTCAACTTCATCCTTAATGACCGTCGGAAAGGGCCCATCTGGAACGTGATCATGTGGACTTCCCTCTTCCTGGGCCAAGGTGTCATCATTTGCCTCTATAGCCAGGAGTGGTATGCCCGCCAGTACTGCCCTACGGAAAAT CCCACGTTCCTGGACTACCTAAAACCACGCTCATGGTCATGTCATATGAAGATGTAA